One Pseudonocardia sediminis DNA window includes the following coding sequences:
- a CDS encoding OsmC family protein, translating into MPLVTFAVSGQGTGVAQTVAVDGADYTIETDAYEAFGGKDQHPSPLAYTLASLSSCNQVTSSIVAKELGVTIEHVKFDVAADFNPTTMTTGTDRPGETTFQNLRIDAQIRTDATDEQLAKLAEETERRCPVSQLFVQAGVKVTSNWTKA; encoded by the coding sequence ATGCCTCTCGTCACGTTCGCCGTCAGCGGTCAGGGCACCGGCGTCGCGCAGACCGTCGCCGTCGACGGCGCCGACTACACCATCGAGACCGACGCCTACGAGGCGTTCGGCGGCAAGGACCAGCACCCCAGCCCGCTGGCCTACACGCTGGCCTCGCTGTCGTCGTGCAACCAGGTCACCTCGTCGATCGTGGCCAAGGAGCTCGGCGTCACGATCGAGCACGTCAAGTTCGACGTCGCGGCGGACTTCAACCCGACCACGATGACGACCGGCACCGACCGCCCGGGCGAGACCACGTTCCAGAACCTGCGGATCGACGCGCAGATCCGCACCGACGCCACCGACGAGCAGCTCGCGAAGCTCGCCGAGGAGACCGAGCGTCGCTGCCCCGTCAGCCAGCTGTTCGTCCAGGCCGGTGTGAAGGTCACCAGCAACTGGACCAAGGCCTGA
- a CDS encoding enoyl-CoA hydratase-related protein: MSTDAAELVHLDVSPGIATITLDSPANRNALSAQVRRELLAHLETAIADDAARVIVLTHTGTVFCAGMDLKESRGAGAEQQGVTEVPRILSTIWDSPTPIVARLSGPARAGGVGIVAACDIAVAAESATFAFSEVRIGVIPAVISVTVLPRLSTRAAHELFLTGETFDAARAAEIGLVNSAVADDGLDAEVARYTGMLALGAPNALAGAKEMLRRTRPESMERDFAEMNTLSAGFFASEEGQEGIRAFGEKRKPSWVPQD, encoded by the coding sequence GTGAGCACCGACGCCGCCGAACTCGTCCACCTCGACGTCTCCCCCGGGATCGCCACGATCACGCTGGACTCACCGGCCAACCGCAACGCCCTGTCGGCTCAGGTGCGCCGGGAGCTGCTGGCGCACCTGGAGACCGCGATCGCCGACGACGCGGCGCGCGTGATCGTGCTGACCCACACCGGGACCGTGTTCTGTGCCGGGATGGACCTCAAGGAGTCCCGCGGCGCGGGCGCCGAGCAGCAGGGCGTCACCGAGGTCCCGCGGATCCTGAGCACGATCTGGGACTCCCCCACGCCGATCGTCGCGCGGCTGTCCGGCCCGGCCCGCGCCGGTGGCGTCGGGATCGTGGCCGCCTGCGACATCGCGGTGGCCGCGGAGTCGGCGACGTTCGCGTTCTCCGAGGTCCGGATCGGGGTGATCCCGGCCGTCATCTCGGTGACGGTGCTGCCGCGCCTGTCCACCCGCGCCGCGCACGAGCTGTTCCTCACCGGCGAGACGTTCGACGCCGCCCGCGCCGCGGAGATCGGGCTCGTCAACAGCGCCGTCGCCGACGACGGACTCGACGCCGAGGTCGCCCGCTACACCGGCATGCTCGCCCTCGGCGCCCCGAACGCCCTGGCCGGGGCCAAGGAGATGCTGCGCCGCACCCGCCCGGAGTCGATGGAGCGGGACTTCGCCGAGATGAACACGCTCTCGGCCGGCTTCTTCGCCTCCGAGGAGGGCCAGGAGGGTATCCGCGCGTTCGGCGAGAAGCGCAAGCCTTCCTGGGTCCCGCAGGACTGA
- a CDS encoding ABC transporter ATP-binding protein translates to MAAPDDEPPDGPEPDGPEPDGEAVGGPVAAEAPRVPIRTIFRRFWPYTRPFRGRMIVGLLLTGAVPALTTVSIWLFKVLVDDVLTPADYRLFPTIAAAYLGLTVLIGLVGFVDEYLSAWTAERFVLGLRVRLFDHLGRLSTGYLDRRPLGDVLSRISGDTAEIEQLVLTGVNLFLTYSFQVVFYATAMAILDWKLTLIAFVAAPAFLLLSKFLTSRIAAAAREQRRRSGSIVSVAEESLGNAALVQAYDRQDSETERFRSENEASFRAQMRATRLESFFSPVGSLVQAIGVLLVVGVAVAQIADGRITLGGLLVFLTYLSQLYGPISGFGSLANSLFAAGASAERIIEVLDTRPDVTEPDDPQPLPRAAGALVVEGVDFRYPDTERPALQGVTFAIPPGGRVAIVGASGAGKSTLARLLLRQYDPGGGRITLDGHDLRRLPLADLRRNVTAVLQDVLVFDGTIAENIRWAHPDASAEQVEAAARAADLHDTVVAFPDGYRTRVGQRGRMLSGGQCRRLAIARAMIRDAPVLVLDEPTTGLDAASTERVLAPLRRLSHSRTTVTISHQLLTVSDADQILYMEHGRIAAAGTHTELLHDSPGYAELYRLHRSEASDGSAPDGTGETGGATAAVDDAPTRVLPAVGPRRRARHRAPGADGPFPSVPGPSVPGPTVPVLPVPVPPAPVRGRHHAPAHLPPAHVPPARAAADLPAARAAPEPEHRRDGTPEYPTFTATAAAALHIPVQTGDPFAGR, encoded by the coding sequence GTGGCGGCGCCGGACGACGAGCCCCCGGACGGTCCGGAGCCCGACGGCCCGGAACCCGACGGTGAGGCCGTGGGTGGCCCGGTGGCCGCCGAGGCGCCCCGGGTCCCGATCCGCACGATCTTCCGGCGGTTCTGGCCCTACACCCGGCCCTTCCGCGGCCGGATGATCGTCGGTCTCCTCCTCACCGGCGCGGTGCCGGCGCTGACGACGGTCAGCATCTGGCTGTTCAAGGTCCTCGTCGACGACGTGCTGACCCCCGCCGACTACCGCCTGTTCCCCACCATCGCCGCGGCCTACCTCGGGCTCACCGTCCTGATCGGCCTGGTCGGTTTCGTCGACGAGTACCTCAGCGCCTGGACGGCCGAACGCTTCGTCCTCGGCCTGCGCGTCCGGCTCTTCGACCACCTCGGCCGGCTGTCCACCGGCTACCTGGACCGGCGCCCGCTGGGCGACGTGCTCTCCCGGATCAGCGGCGACACCGCCGAGATCGAGCAGCTCGTGCTCACCGGGGTGAACCTCTTTCTCACCTACTCGTTCCAGGTCGTGTTCTACGCGACCGCCATGGCGATCCTGGACTGGAAGCTCACACTCATCGCGTTCGTCGCCGCACCGGCGTTCCTGCTGCTCAGCAAGTTCCTGACCAGCCGCATCGCGGCGGCCGCCCGCGAGCAGCGACGGCGCTCCGGATCGATCGTCTCCGTCGCGGAGGAGAGCCTCGGCAACGCCGCACTCGTGCAGGCCTACGACCGCCAGGACTCCGAGACCGAGCGCTTCCGCTCCGAGAACGAGGCGAGCTTCCGCGCGCAGATGCGCGCCACCCGCCTGGAGAGCTTCTTCTCCCCCGTCGGCAGCCTCGTCCAGGCGATCGGGGTGCTGCTCGTCGTCGGCGTCGCGGTCGCGCAGATCGCGGACGGCCGGATCACCCTCGGCGGGCTGCTCGTCTTCCTGACCTACCTGTCGCAGCTCTACGGCCCGATCTCCGGGTTCGGTTCCCTGGCGAACTCGCTGTTCGCCGCCGGGGCCAGCGCGGAGCGCATCATCGAGGTGCTCGACACCCGCCCGGACGTCACCGAGCCCGACGACCCGCAGCCGTTGCCGCGCGCGGCCGGCGCACTCGTCGTCGAGGGGGTGGACTTCCGCTACCCGGACACCGAGCGGCCCGCGCTGCAGGGGGTGACGTTCGCGATCCCGCCGGGCGGGCGGGTCGCGATCGTCGGGGCGAGCGGGGCCGGGAAGAGCACGCTGGCCCGGCTGCTGCTGCGCCAGTACGACCCCGGCGGCGGCCGGATCACCCTCGACGGCCACGACCTGCGCCGGCTCCCGCTGGCCGACCTGCGCCGCAACGTCACCGCCGTGTTGCAGGACGTCCTGGTCTTCGACGGCACGATCGCGGAGAACATCCGCTGGGCCCACCCGGACGCGAGCGCCGAGCAGGTCGAGGCCGCCGCCCGTGCCGCGGACCTGCACGACACCGTCGTCGCGTTCCCCGACGGCTACCGGACGCGGGTCGGGCAGCGCGGGCGGATGCTCTCCGGCGGGCAGTGCCGTCGCCTCGCCATCGCGCGGGCGATGATCCGCGACGCCCCGGTCCTCGTCCTCGACGAGCCGACGACCGGCCTGGACGCCGCCTCGACCGAGCGGGTGCTGGCACCGCTGCGGCGCCTGTCCCACTCGCGGACGACCGTCACCATCTCCCACCAGCTGCTGACGGTCTCCGACGCGGACCAGATCCTCTACATGGAGCACGGCCGCATCGCCGCGGCCGGCACGCACACCGAGCTGCTGCACGACAGCCCCGGCTACGCCGAGCTCTACCGCCTGCACCGCAGCGAGGCGAGCGACGGGTCGGCGCCGGACGGGACCGGGGAGACGGGTGGCGCGACGGCCGCCGTCGACGACGCCCCCACCCGCGTCCTGCCGGCGGTGGGTCCGCGGCGCCGGGCCCGGCACCGCGCGCCCGGCGCCGACGGACCGTTCCCGTCCGTGCCCGGGCCGTCCGTGCCCGGTCCAACGGTGCCGGTACTGCCCGTGCCCGTCCCGCCCGCACCGGTCCGCGGGCGGCACCACGCCCCGGCCCACCTGCCCCCAGCCCACGTCCCCCCGGCCCGCGCCGCCGCGGACCTGCCGGCGGCCCGCGCCGCCCCGGAGCCGGAACACCGGCGGGACGGGACCCCCGAGTACCCGACCTTCACCGCGACGGCCGCGGCCGCCCTGCACATCCCCGTCCAGACCGGGGACCCGTTCGCCGGCCGGTGA
- a CDS encoding TIGR03086 family metal-binding protein, translating to MDHDQLLSDGVDLAVSTIRDTPVERYDDPTPCSDFTVADLINHLVFGLVLARCSGTREPWDPSWTADSPAPVLDGLPRSEWARAAAQEGARVVEAWRGPAAWAGDSHMGGATMPAAVIGSMMTGEFAVHAWDLATATGRRAEVTPGLGEVALEAMTGMASMGREAGWIGAEVAVPADAPAFDRALGVAGRDPGRSA from the coding sequence ATGGATCACGACCAGCTTCTGTCCGACGGCGTCGACCTGGCCGTCTCGACCATCCGCGACACCCCGGTCGAGCGCTACGACGACCCGACCCCGTGCAGCGACTTCACCGTCGCGGACCTGATCAACCACCTCGTGTTCGGCCTGGTGCTCGCCCGGTGCAGCGGCACCCGAGAGCCGTGGGACCCGTCCTGGACCGCCGACTCCCCGGCCCCGGTGCTCGACGGCCTGCCGCGTTCGGAGTGGGCGCGGGCCGCGGCGCAGGAGGGCGCCCGCGTCGTCGAGGCCTGGCGGGGCCCGGCCGCATGGGCCGGTGACTCGCACATGGGCGGCGCGACCATGCCGGCCGCGGTCATCGGGTCGATGATGACCGGCGAGTTCGCCGTGCACGCCTGGGACCTGGCCACCGCCACCGGACGTCGGGCCGAGGTGACGCCCGGGCTGGGCGAGGTGGCGCTGGAGGCGATGACCGGGATGGCGTCGATGGGCCGCGAGGCGGGCTGGATCGGAGCCGAGGTCGCGGTGCCCGCCGACGCGCCGGCGTTCGACCGCGCGCTGGGCGTCGCCGGGCGGGACCCGGGCCGCTCCGCCTGA
- a CDS encoding NAD-dependent protein deacetylase, with product MTTLGDTSAGTRALDLLAGRRIVALTGAGLSTDSGIPDYRGPDSPPRRPMTYSEFVSGEAAQRRYWARSHVGWARMRRAEPNPGHRALAALERAGVLDGLITQNVDGLHSEAGHRDVIDLHGRIDEVICLDCRDIGHRDDLQTRLAALNPGFTESISAEVESAPDGDAALEATDGFRIAPCSGCGGRLKPHVVFFGENVPRDRVARSYALVDGLAPDDGALLVAGSSLTVMSGLRFVKHAAKHGVPVVIVNRGETRGDPLATVLVDAGTSEVLGALAGTT from the coding sequence GTGACCACCCTCGGCGACACCTCGGCAGGGACGCGCGCGCTCGACCTGCTCGCCGGCCGCCGGATCGTCGCGCTCACCGGGGCCGGGCTGAGCACCGACTCCGGTATTCCCGACTACCGCGGCCCGGACTCGCCGCCCCGGCGCCCGATGACCTACTCCGAGTTCGTCTCCGGCGAGGCGGCGCAGCGGCGCTACTGGGCGCGCAGCCACGTCGGCTGGGCGCGGATGCGACGGGCCGAGCCCAACCCCGGGCACCGCGCGCTCGCCGCCCTGGAACGCGCGGGCGTCCTGGACGGGCTGATCACCCAGAACGTCGACGGCCTGCACTCCGAGGCCGGGCACCGCGACGTCATCGACCTGCACGGCCGGATCGACGAGGTGATCTGCCTCGACTGCCGGGACATCGGTCATCGCGACGACCTGCAGACCCGGCTCGCGGCCCTGAACCCCGGTTTCACCGAGTCGATCAGCGCCGAGGTGGAGTCCGCCCCCGACGGCGACGCCGCGCTGGAGGCCACCGACGGGTTCCGGATCGCACCCTGCTCCGGATGCGGCGGCCGGCTCAAGCCGCACGTCGTGTTCTTCGGCGAGAACGTGCCCCGCGACCGGGTCGCCCGCTCCTACGCCCTCGTCGACGGGCTCGCCCCGGACGACGGCGCGCTGCTCGTCGCCGGCTCCTCGCTGACCGTCATGTCCGGGCTGCGGTTCGTCAAGCACGCCGCCAAGCACGGGGTGCCGGTCGTCATCGTGAACCGGGGCGAGACCCGCGGTGACCCGCTGGCCACCGTGCTGGTCGACGCCGGGACGTCGGAGGTGCTGGGCGCCCTGGCCGGAACGACCTAG
- a CDS encoding quinone oxidoreductase family protein, which produces MFAVYASEPNADAPLDSLVVGERPEPEVPEGWVSVNVNAASLNMHDLWTLRGVGIKPDQFPMILGCDGAGTTADGTDVVLHSIIGDPDWKGDETLDPKRTLLTERHQGAMADTVVVPKRNAIPRPEGMTAAQGAVLGTAWLTAYRMLFTKSGLTPGQTMLVQGASGGVSTALVQLGRAAGMRVWVTGRDEEKRALAERLGAHATFESGQKLPEKVDAVFESVGEATWSHSMRALKPGGIIVICGSTSGPNPGADLQRLFFLQLRVVGSTMGTREELANLMSFVATAGIAPEIGTEVPMDQAKDAFAAMLDGKTAGKIVLTR; this is translated from the coding sequence ATGTTCGCCGTGTATGCCAGTGAGCCCAACGCCGATGCCCCGCTCGACTCCCTCGTGGTGGGCGAGCGCCCCGAACCCGAGGTCCCCGAGGGCTGGGTCAGCGTGAACGTCAACGCCGCCAGCCTCAACATGCACGACCTCTGGACCCTGCGCGGCGTCGGCATCAAGCCCGACCAGTTCCCGATGATCCTCGGCTGCGACGGGGCCGGCACGACCGCCGACGGCACCGACGTCGTCCTGCACTCGATCATCGGTGACCCGGACTGGAAGGGTGACGAGACGCTCGACCCGAAGCGCACCCTGCTGACCGAGCGCCACCAGGGCGCGATGGCCGACACCGTCGTCGTCCCGAAGCGCAACGCGATCCCGCGACCCGAGGGCATGACGGCCGCCCAGGGTGCCGTGCTGGGCACCGCGTGGCTCACCGCCTACCGGATGCTGTTCACCAAGTCCGGCCTGACGCCCGGGCAGACGATGCTCGTGCAGGGCGCCTCCGGAGGCGTCTCCACCGCCCTGGTCCAGCTCGGCCGCGCGGCCGGCATGCGGGTCTGGGTCACCGGGCGCGACGAGGAGAAGCGCGCGCTGGCCGAGCGGCTGGGCGCGCACGCCACGTTCGAGTCCGGCCAGAAGCTGCCCGAGAAGGTCGACGCGGTGTTCGAGAGTGTCGGCGAGGCCACCTGGTCGCACTCGATGCGCGCCCTCAAGCCGGGCGGGATCATCGTCATCTGCGGCTCCACCAGCGGCCCGAACCCCGGTGCGGACCTGCAGCGGCTGTTCTTCCTGCAGCTGCGCGTCGTCGGGTCGACGATGGGCACCCGCGAGGAGCTCGCCAACCTGATGTCGTTCGTCGCCACCGCCGGGATCGCCCCGGAGATCGGGACCGAGGTGCCGATGGACCAGGCCAAGGACGCCTTCGCCGCGATGCTGGACGGGAAGACGGCCGGGAAGATCGTCCTTACCCGCTGA
- a CDS encoding MarR family winged helix-turn-helix transcriptional regulator, with amino-acid sequence MSEPYSRRAPGAVSTAPAPGAAGVVEFLDRVDHAVATALSTNPAAADVSRDGWRVLLMLARGTGRSMGEIAGHTALPAPTATRIVDRLVSLRLAYRSADPLDRRRVVVHLAAEGRGVVESVCGRVQRMLGPRTGTRPVAEHVSTVPGGGIPGPRSHRS; translated from the coding sequence GTGTCTGAGCCCTACAGTCGCCGGGCGCCGGGTGCGGTCTCGACCGCGCCGGCGCCTGGAGCCGCAGGTGTCGTCGAGTTCCTGGATCGCGTCGACCACGCTGTGGCCACCGCCCTGTCCACGAACCCCGCCGCGGCGGACGTCAGCCGCGACGGCTGGCGCGTGCTGCTGATGCTCGCCCGCGGCACCGGCCGCAGCATGGGCGAGATCGCCGGCCACACCGCGCTCCCCGCCCCGACCGCCACCCGGATCGTCGACCGCCTGGTCAGCCTGCGGCTGGCCTACCGGTCCGCGGACCCGCTGGACCGACGCCGGGTGGTGGTGCACCTCGCCGCCGAGGGCCGCGGCGTCGTCGAGTCCGTGTGCGGCCGCGTGCAGCGCATGCTCGGCCCGCGCACCGGCACCCGGCCGGTGGCCGAGCACGTCTCCACGGTGCCCGGCGGGGGCATCCCCGGCCCGCGCTCGCACCGCAGCTGA
- the lepA gene encoding translation elongation factor 4, translating into MTTYADRTFTPPERIRNFCIIAHIDHGKSTLADRMLQVTGVLEARNYRAQYLDRMDIERERGITIKAQNVRLPWTVKDENGREQETVLHLIDTPGHVDFTYEVSRALEACEGAILLVDAAQGIEAQTLANLYLAMEKDLTIIPVLNKIDLPAADPDRYAAEISHIIGCEPTDVLRVSAKTGDGVEALLDEVVRLVPAPVGDPDGPARAMIFDSVYDTYRGVVTYVRVVDGTLKPRERIKMMSTGAVHELLEIGIVSPDQKPSDGLGVGEVGYLITGVKDVRQSKVGDTVTSQRNSATTPLTGYREPRPMVYSGLFPVDGSQYPDLRDALDKLLLNDAALTYEPETSAALGFGFRCGFLGLLHMEITRDRLEREYDLDLISTAPNVVYRVVTDDGNDLTVTNPSDWPAGKVGEVYEPVVKITILAPSEFVGTIMELCQSRRGVLGGMDYLSETRVELRYTMPLGEIIFDFFDALKSRTRGYASLDYEEAGDQVADLVKVDILLQGEAVDAFSAIVHKDFAYNYGTTMASKLRELIPRQNFEVPIQAAVGARIIARETIRAIRKDVLAKCYGGDISRKRKLLEKQKEGKKRMKTIGRVDVPQEAFVAALSTGGGQASEKPKK; encoded by the coding sequence GTGACGACGTACGCCGACCGCACGTTCACGCCGCCGGAGCGCATCCGGAACTTCTGCATCATCGCCCACATCGACCACGGCAAGTCGACGCTGGCCGACCGCATGTTGCAGGTGACCGGCGTGCTGGAGGCGCGCAACTACCGCGCTCAGTACCTCGACCGCATGGACATCGAGCGCGAGCGCGGCATCACGATCAAGGCGCAGAACGTCCGGCTGCCCTGGACGGTGAAGGACGAGAACGGCCGCGAGCAGGAGACCGTTCTGCACCTGATCGACACCCCCGGCCACGTCGACTTCACCTACGAGGTCTCGCGTGCGCTGGAGGCCTGCGAGGGCGCGATCCTGCTGGTCGACGCCGCGCAGGGGATCGAGGCGCAGACCCTGGCCAACCTCTACCTGGCCATGGAGAAGGACCTCACGATCATCCCGGTCCTGAACAAGATCGACCTGCCGGCCGCGGACCCGGACCGCTACGCGGCCGAGATCTCCCACATCATCGGGTGCGAGCCGACCGACGTCCTGCGCGTCAGCGCGAAGACCGGTGACGGCGTCGAGGCGCTGCTCGACGAGGTCGTCCGCCTGGTCCCGGCGCCGGTCGGCGACCCGGACGGCCCCGCTCGCGCGATGATCTTCGACTCGGTCTACGACACCTACCGCGGCGTCGTGACCTACGTCCGCGTCGTCGACGGCACCCTGAAGCCGCGCGAGCGGATCAAGATGATGTCCACCGGCGCGGTGCACGAGCTGCTCGAGATCGGCATCGTCTCCCCGGACCAGAAGCCCTCCGACGGCCTCGGCGTCGGCGAGGTGGGCTACCTGATCACCGGTGTGAAGGACGTCCGCCAGTCCAAGGTCGGCGACACGGTGACCTCGCAGCGCAACAGCGCCACGACGCCGCTCACCGGCTACCGCGAGCCCCGTCCGATGGTCTACTCCGGGCTGTTCCCGGTGGACGGCTCGCAGTACCCGGACCTGCGCGACGCGCTCGACAAGCTGCTGCTCAACGACGCCGCGCTCACCTACGAGCCGGAGACCTCGGCCGCGCTCGGGTTCGGCTTCCGCTGCGGCTTCCTGGGCCTGCTGCACATGGAGATCACCCGGGACCGCCTCGAGCGTGAGTACGACCTGGACCTGATCTCGACCGCGCCGAACGTCGTCTACCGGGTCGTCACCGACGACGGCAACGACCTGACCGTGACCAACCCGTCGGACTGGCCCGCGGGCAAGGTCGGCGAGGTCTACGAGCCGGTCGTCAAGATCACGATCTTGGCGCCGTCGGAGTTCGTCGGCACGATCATGGAGCTGTGCCAGAGCCGGCGCGGCGTGCTCGGCGGGATGGACTACCTGTCCGAGACCCGGGTCGAGCTGCGCTACACGATGCCGCTCGGTGAGATCATCTTCGACTTCTTCGACGCCCTGAAGTCGCGCACCCGCGGCTACGCCAGCCTCGACTACGAGGAGGCCGGCGACCAGGTGGCTGACCTGGTGAAGGTCGACATCCTGCTGCAGGGCGAGGCCGTGGACGCGTTCTCGGCGATCGTGCACAAGGACTTCGCCTACAACTACGGCACGACGATGGCCTCGAAGCTGCGTGAGCTGATCCCGCGTCAGAACTTCGAGGTGCCGATCCAGGCGGCGGTCGGTGCGCGGATCATCGCCCGGGAGACGATCCGGGCGATCCGCAAGGACGTGCTCGCCAAGTGCTACGGCGGCGACATCAGCCGGAAGCGCAAGCTGCTGGAGAAGCAGAAGGAGGGCAAGAAGCGGATGAAGACGATCGGGCGGGTCGACGTCCCGCAGGAGGCCTTCGTGGCCGCGCTGTCCACCGGTGGCGGACAGGCGAGCGAGAAGCCGAAGAAGTAG
- the cynS gene encoding cyanase, producing the protein MSVASFPTPDRAQAARTVLLAKKRLGLRWEKIAEAVGKSTEWTTSALLGQQTLTQEQAESAGSVLDLDADVVEALTLPPQRGADAVDTSDPLVYRLTEMVQVYGGTISELVREEFGDGIVSAIDFELDLQRVEDPKGDRCVITLNGKFLPYRVF; encoded by the coding sequence GTGTCCGTCGCCTCGTTCCCGACCCCCGACCGCGCCCAGGCCGCCCGCACCGTCCTGCTGGCGAAGAAGCGTCTCGGCCTGCGCTGGGAGAAGATCGCCGAAGCGGTCGGGAAGTCCACCGAGTGGACGACCTCGGCCCTGCTCGGGCAGCAGACCCTCACGCAGGAGCAGGCCGAGTCCGCCGGGTCCGTGCTCGACCTCGACGCCGACGTCGTGGAGGCCCTGACCCTGCCCCCGCAGCGGGGCGCCGACGCCGTCGACACCAGCGACCCGCTCGTCTACCGCCTCACCGAGATGGTGCAGGTCTACGGCGGCACCATCTCCGAGCTGGTCCGCGAGGAGTTCGGCGACGGCATCGTCTCCGCGATCGACTTCGAGCTGGACCTCCAGCGCGTCGAGGACCCGAAGGGCGACCGCTGCGTGATCACCCTCAACGGGAAGTTCCTGCCCTACCGCGTGTTCTGA
- a CDS encoding alpha/beta fold hydrolase, with the protein MTVVFVHGNPETADVWGPLVERLEGRDVVLLSPPGFGAPVPDGFSATMDGYRDWLVAELEELRASSGAPVDLVGHDWGGGHVVNVAMARPDLLRSWVSDIVGVFDEDYVWHDLAQAWQTPETGEAAVAQMVGAPAADAAARLSSRGMEGGVAEKVAAGMNAAMGECILTLYRSAAQPAVARRGAELEKAAARPGLSLLATEDHMVGTDPQRRRAAERAGARTVVLEGLGHWWMTQDPQRGADVLTRFWDAL; encoded by the coding sequence ATGACGGTGGTGTTCGTGCACGGCAACCCCGAGACCGCGGACGTCTGGGGTCCGCTCGTCGAACGTCTGGAGGGCCGCGACGTCGTCCTGCTCTCCCCACCCGGGTTCGGCGCGCCCGTCCCGGACGGCTTCTCCGCGACGATGGACGGCTACCGCGACTGGCTGGTCGCCGAGCTCGAGGAGCTGCGGGCGAGCAGCGGGGCGCCGGTGGACCTGGTCGGGCACGACTGGGGCGGCGGGCACGTCGTCAACGTCGCGATGGCCCGTCCGGACCTGCTGCGCAGCTGGGTCAGCGACATCGTCGGGGTGTTCGACGAGGACTACGTCTGGCACGACCTCGCGCAGGCCTGGCAGACCCCGGAGACCGGCGAGGCGGCGGTCGCGCAGATGGTCGGCGCGCCGGCGGCCGACGCGGCTGCGCGCCTGAGCAGCCGGGGCATGGAGGGCGGGGTGGCCGAGAAGGTCGCCGCCGGGATGAACGCCGCGATGGGGGAGTGCATCCTGACCCTCTACCGCTCGGCCGCGCAGCCCGCCGTCGCACGCCGCGGCGCGGAGCTGGAGAAGGCCGCCGCCCGGCCGGGCCTGTCGCTGCTGGCCACCGAGGACCACATGGTCGGCACCGACCCGCAGCGCCGCCGTGCGGCCGAGCGGGCAGGCGCCCGCACCGTGGTGCTGGAGGGCCTGGGCCACTGGTGGATGACCCAGGACCCGCAGCGTGGCGCGGACGTCCTCACCCGCTTCTGGGATGCGCTGTAG
- the rpsT gene encoding 30S ribosomal protein S20 — MANIKSQIKRVKTNEKRRERNKAVKSSVKTAIRRFREAAASGDENAPELQRKAAKALDKAAGKGVIHRNQAANRKSAMAQRLNKVDA, encoded by the coding sequence GTGGCCAACATCAAGTCCCAGATCAAGCGGGTCAAGACCAACGAGAAGCGCCGCGAGCGCAACAAGGCGGTCAAGTCGTCGGTCAAGACCGCGATCCGCCGCTTCCGCGAGGCCGCCGCCTCGGGCGACGAGAACGCCCCGGAGCTGCAGCGCAAGGCCGCGAAGGCCCTGGACAAGGCGGCCGGCAAGGGCGTCATCCACCGCAACCAGGCCGCCAACCGCAAGTCGGCCATGGCCCAGCGGCTGAACAAGGTCGACGCCTGA